One segment of Rosa chinensis cultivar Old Blush chromosome 6, RchiOBHm-V2, whole genome shotgun sequence DNA contains the following:
- the LOC121050156 gene encoding uncharacterized protein LOC121050156: protein MAGEIEAFKFVDLDILLSICERISTLVLMLICPDFKAIGTFLMIATILRLQYLVFYRLSAIMPELPDYCFAAFADRMLTVAQMFFGWPSFWYIVIMVGLGMVSTICTACNIYSMYSITQKEKAEIEEKRLLAIEAIKAGAANSAELFDFVVYHSDYYRNYLNYYSGETAYELSYTRIREDLLADQLV from the exons ATGGCAGGCGAGATAGAAGCCTTCAAATTCGTCGACTTAGATATTCTCCTCAGCATATGTGAGAGGATTTCAACATTGGTTCTGATGCTCATCTGTCCCGACTTTAAAGCTATTGGCACATTCCTCATGATCGCAACAATCCTAAGATTGCAATACCTTGTGTTTTACCGTCTGAGTGCTATCATGCCT GAGCTGCCAGACTATTGTTTTGCAGCTTTCGCTGATCGGATGCTTACCGTTGCCCAAATGTTTTTCGGGTGGCCTAGTTTTTGGTATATAGTAATTAtggttggtttggggatggtttCAACCATATGCACTGCTTGCAACATATATTCCATGTATTCAATAACTCAGAAAGAGAAAGCTGAAATTGAGGAGAAGAGGTTACTTGCTATAGAAGCAATTAAAGCAGGGGCAGCCAATTCTGCGGAGCTTTTCGATTTTGTAGTCTACCACTCTGATTACTACAGAAATTATTTGAATTACTACTCTGGAGAAACAGCATATGAACTTTCTTATACAAGGATTCGGGAAGACCTCCTTGCTGATCAACTTGTATAA